The following are encoded together in the Streptomyces asoensis genome:
- a CDS encoding RDD family protein, giving the protein MTSEPPPGSGGEPPEDDPFRKQPPGQQPPQPPPGPGEGSPYDAPRGPYSGGPGAGGPGQPPPAGGGPYGGGPQGGDPYGGGPQGPYGGGPQGPYGGGPQGGDPYGGYPADPLAGMPPLADSGKRTLARIIDMILVFIVVSLISWAFGVAQYTVDADRIEFGKTFGRELVAAILYVAYDTILIAKTGQTLGKKWLGMRVANLDNGSTPSTQTSLVRALVLWVPFAFCCACLWTAICGGWSYFDKPYKQGLHDKAAKTVVVGTR; this is encoded by the coding sequence ATGACCAGCGAACCGCCCCCCGGTTCCGGCGGCGAGCCGCCGGAGGACGATCCGTTCAGGAAGCAGCCGCCGGGGCAGCAGCCCCCGCAGCCCCCGCCCGGTCCGGGAGAGGGTTCGCCGTACGACGCCCCGCGTGGGCCGTACAGCGGCGGCCCCGGCGCCGGCGGACCCGGTCAGCCGCCACCCGCCGGGGGCGGCCCCTACGGAGGCGGCCCCCAGGGCGGCGACCCGTACGGCGGCGGTCCCCAGGGCCCGTACGGCGGCGGTCCCCAAGGCCCCTACGGTGGCGGCCCGCAGGGCGGCGACCCCTACGGGGGATACCCCGCCGACCCGCTCGCCGGGATGCCCCCGCTCGCCGACAGCGGCAAGCGCACGCTGGCCCGGATCATCGACATGATCCTGGTCTTCATCGTGGTGTCGCTGATCTCGTGGGCCTTCGGCGTCGCCCAGTACACGGTGGACGCGGACCGGATCGAGTTCGGCAAGACCTTCGGCCGGGAACTGGTCGCCGCGATCCTGTACGTCGCCTACGACACGATCCTGATCGCGAAGACCGGTCAGACCCTGGGCAAGAAGTGGCTCGGCATGCGGGTGGCGAACCTCGACAACGGTTCCACGCCGTCCACGCAGACGTCCCTGGTGCGCGCCCTGGTGCTGTGGGTGCCGTTCGCGTTCTGCTGTGCCTGTCTGTGGACGGCGATCTGCGGCGGCTGGAGCTACTTCGACAAGCCGTACAAGCAGGGCCTGCACGACAAGGCGGCCAAGACGGTGGTGGTCGGCACGCGGTGA
- a CDS encoding Mov34/MPN/PAD-1 family protein, giving the protein MRTLTITRALHDQIVAHARKDHPDEACGVIAGPAGTDRPERFVPMLNAAMSPTFYEFDSGDLLRLYREMDDRDEEPVVVYHSHTATHAYPSRTDISYANEPGAHYVLVSTADTDGLGEFQFRSFTIVDGEVTEDEVRVVEAY; this is encoded by the coding sequence ATGCGGACACTGACCATCACGCGGGCCCTGCACGACCAGATCGTCGCCCACGCGCGCAAGGACCACCCGGACGAGGCCTGCGGCGTGATCGCGGGCCCCGCGGGCACGGACCGGCCGGAGCGCTTCGTCCCGATGCTGAACGCGGCCATGTCCCCCACGTTCTACGAGTTCGACTCGGGCGACCTGCTCAGGCTCTACCGCGAGATGGACGACCGCGACGAGGAGCCGGTGGTCGTCTACCACTCCCACACCGCGACGCACGCGTATCCGTCCCGCACGGACATCTCCTACGCGAACGAGCCGGGCGCGCACTACGTCCTGGTCTCGACCGCCGACACCGACGGACTCGGCGAGTTCCAGTTCCGCTCGTTCACCATCGTGGACGGCGAGGTCACCGAGGACGAGGTCCGGGTGGTCGAGGCGTACTGA
- a CDS encoding immune inhibitor A domain-containing protein has protein sequence MTSRSWTFRTASTVVALAAASATFSTFAVAQAADNTSAKAPAVDRRDPQPAKAKEHDFDGPLSKTQEAQREEALKQVISGQASVKDRDGSKVVQLKSRKGDSKYVELGREKTDKIFTILVEFGDQVDSRYGGTAGPLHNQIAAPDRTKDNSTAWQADYNQKHFQELYFGTGKNTESLKKYYEKQSSGRYSVDGEVTDWVKVPYNEARYGSNKASTGAWYAVQDGVRAWVAQREAAGATAAQIKAELATFDQWDRYDYDGDGDFNEPDGYIDHFQIVHAGEDESAGGGAQGEDAIWAHRWYAFGTDAGATGPDTNKLGGTQVGDTGIWVGDYTIQPENGGLGVYAHEYGHDLGLPDEYDTSGGGENSTGFWTLMSSGSWLGTGKNAIGDLPGDMNAWDKLQLGWLDYDVAAAGRKSSHTLGVAEYNTKEAQALVVQLPEKKVTTEVVAPAEGATQWWSGSGDDLRNTLTRAVDLTGKTSASLSLDGWWDIEQDYDYLYTEVSTDGSNWTPIDGTLADGTAVPRDGSGKPALTGTVDAYQKLTFPLNAYAGQKISIRFRYATDGGVAQKGFAADEIKVTADGATLFSDNAETADAAWTATGFSRIGASITDDYAQYYIAENRQYVSYDKTLQVGPYNFGFSTTRPDWVEHYPYQNGLLIWKWDTSQADDNTSQHPGEGLILPIDSHPTPLKWADGTVMNARLQSFDSPFSLSRTDAVTLHRADVAVKIKSAAGVPVFDDRKSTYYDATTPLAGVKVTDTNTTIKIVYEATDGSKIKVKVGPSTK, from the coding sequence GTGACCAGTAGATCCTGGACGTTCAGGACCGCCTCGACGGTCGTCGCACTCGCGGCGGCCTCGGCGACGTTCTCGACGTTCGCCGTGGCACAGGCCGCCGACAACACCTCGGCGAAGGCCCCGGCGGTGGACCGGCGGGACCCGCAGCCGGCCAAGGCCAAGGAGCACGACTTCGACGGCCCGCTCAGCAAGACCCAGGAGGCGCAGCGCGAGGAGGCCCTCAAGCAGGTCATATCCGGCCAGGCCTCGGTCAAGGACCGGGACGGCTCGAAGGTCGTACAGCTGAAGAGCCGCAAGGGCGACAGCAAGTACGTCGAGCTCGGCCGGGAGAAGACCGACAAGATCTTCACGATCCTCGTCGAGTTCGGCGACCAGGTCGACAGCCGCTACGGCGGCACGGCCGGGCCGCTGCACAACCAGATAGCCGCGCCGGACCGGACCAAGGACAACTCCACGGCCTGGCAGGCGGACTACAACCAGAAGCACTTCCAGGAGCTGTACTTCGGCACCGGGAAGAACACCGAGTCGCTGAAGAAGTACTACGAGAAGCAGTCCTCGGGCCGCTACTCGGTCGACGGCGAGGTGACCGACTGGGTCAAGGTCCCCTACAACGAGGCCCGGTACGGCTCCAACAAGGCCTCCACCGGCGCCTGGTACGCGGTGCAGGACGGCGTCAGGGCCTGGGTCGCCCAGCGTGAGGCCGCCGGCGCCACCGCCGCCCAGATCAAGGCGGAGCTCGCCACGTTCGACCAGTGGGACCGCTACGACTACGACGGCGACGGCGACTTCAACGAGCCGGACGGCTACATCGACCACTTCCAGATCGTGCACGCCGGTGAGGACGAGTCCGCGGGCGGCGGCGCCCAGGGCGAGGACGCCATCTGGGCCCACCGCTGGTACGCCTTCGGCACCGACGCCGGCGCCACCGGCCCGGACACCAACAAGCTCGGCGGCACCCAGGTCGGCGACACCGGCATCTGGGTCGGCGACTACACCATCCAGCCGGAGAACGGCGGACTCGGCGTCTACGCGCACGAGTACGGCCACGACCTCGGTCTGCCGGACGAGTACGACACCTCCGGCGGCGGCGAGAACTCCACCGGTTTCTGGACCCTGATGTCCTCCGGTTCCTGGCTCGGCACCGGCAAGAACGCCATCGGCGACCTGCCCGGCGACATGAACGCCTGGGACAAGCTCCAGCTGGGCTGGCTCGACTACGACGTCGCCGCGGCGGGCCGCAAGTCCAGCCACACCCTCGGTGTCGCGGAGTACAACACCAAGGAAGCCCAGGCCCTCGTGGTCCAGCTGCCGGAGAAGAAGGTCACCACCGAGGTGGTCGCCCCGGCCGAGGGCGCCACGCAGTGGTGGAGCGGCAGCGGCGACGACCTGCGCAACACCCTGACCCGCGCGGTCGACCTGACCGGCAAGACGTCGGCCTCGCTGTCCCTGGACGGCTGGTGGGACATCGAGCAGGACTACGACTACCTGTACACCGAGGTCTCCACCGACGGCTCCAACTGGACGCCGATCGACGGCACGCTGGCCGACGGCACCGCCGTCCCGCGTGACGGCAGCGGCAAGCCCGCCCTCACCGGCACGGTCGACGCCTACCAGAAGCTGACGTTCCCGCTGAACGCCTACGCGGGCCAGAAGATCAGCATCCGCTTCCGGTACGCCACCGACGGGGGCGTGGCCCAGAAGGGCTTCGCGGCCGACGAGATCAAGGTGACGGCGGACGGCGCCACCCTGTTCTCCGACAACGCCGAGACGGCGGACGCCGCTTGGACCGCGACCGGCTTCTCGCGCATCGGCGCGTCCATCACGGACGACTACGCCCAGTACTACATCGCCGAGAACCGCCAGTACGTGTCGTACGACAAGACCCTCCAGGTCGGCCCGTACAACTTCGGCTTCTCGACCACGCGTCCGGACTGGGTGGAGCACTACCCGTACCAGAACGGTCTGCTGATCTGGAAGTGGGACACCTCCCAGGCGGACGACAACACCAGCCAGCACCCGGGTGAGGGCCTGATCCTCCCGATCGACTCGCACCCGACCCCGCTGAAGTGGGCCGACGGCACCGTGATGAACGCCCGTCTCCAGAGCTTCGACTCGCCCTTCAGCCTGTCCCGCACGGACGCGGTGACGCTGCACCGCGCCGACGTCGCGGTCAAGATCAAGTCGGCCGCGGGCGTGCCCGTCTTCGACGACCGCAAGTCGACGTACTACGACGCGACGACCCCGCTCGCGGGCGTCAAGGTCACTGACACCAACACCACGATCAAGATCGTCTACGAGGCCACCGATGGCTCGAAGATCAAGGTGAAGGTCGGTCCCTCGACCAAGTAG
- a CDS encoding RDD family protein, with product MSAPTPAPGDDRPREGYYPDPSIPGYVRYWNGASWVPGTSRPAPSDGRSLTPPSAGAPSAGSPPASVEETGPHFFDEDPVPAADPPAGPPGPAPSWGADRAHQSGFGGDQDRRVSWGAPGGADPRVPTPAPAPPDGRSTSTDGTTTIPPAEPEDGAGDAIPGGTFVFRRPTAGAGPAPAPGTAGPVPDGGAAAVRPPAPRAAQQGEGPGAAPVFPAAAQGPAPAPGGPAAGAFGPQGPVGSGTPGGPAPAEPGFGAGKAAAERAAAPAPAVPAPQGPAPAPAAAPAPVPAPAPASVPQGSAGYPAPQAGVQPGAQAPAAAGPGPVRGAPGVPQQAGGPPPQPAAAAAQPAAPMAAGPGGGQPSWAQQVHQLAGAEDGPVTPWKPPVEDVFQAAARRQAEARPAGIGKRLAARLVDTLVLAAVTGAAAVPLGAKAVDHVNEKVDAAKLTGRTVTVWLLDGTTSVYLGIVLAVLLGFGVVYEALPTAKWGRTLGKKLFGLEVRDIGGGEPPSFGAALRRWLVYSVPGLLAVGVVGVFWGLFDKPWRQCWHDKAAHTFVAG from the coding sequence ATGAGCGCCCCCACCCCGGCACCCGGCGACGACAGGCCCCGCGAGGGGTACTACCCGGACCCGTCCATCCCTGGATACGTCCGGTACTGGAACGGTGCCTCCTGGGTACCGGGCACCAGCAGGCCGGCGCCCTCCGACGGCCGATCGCTCACACCCCCGTCCGCCGGGGCGCCGTCCGCGGGGTCGCCCCCGGCCTCCGTCGAGGAGACCGGCCCGCACTTCTTCGACGAGGACCCGGTGCCAGCGGCGGATCCGCCCGCCGGCCCTCCCGGGCCCGCCCCCTCCTGGGGCGCCGACCGCGCCCACCAGTCGGGCTTCGGCGGCGATCAGGACCGCAGGGTCTCCTGGGGCGCCCCGGGCGGTGCCGACCCGAGGGTGCCCACGCCCGCCCCGGCGCCGCCCGACGGCCGCTCGACGAGCACGGACGGCACGACGACGATCCCGCCCGCCGAGCCGGAGGACGGTGCCGGGGACGCGATCCCCGGGGGCACGTTCGTCTTCCGCCGCCCGACCGCCGGCGCCGGGCCCGCCCCCGCTCCGGGCACCGCAGGCCCGGTCCCCGACGGGGGCGCGGCCGCTGTCCGCCCGCCTGCCCCGCGCGCCGCCCAGCAGGGCGAAGGACCGGGCGCCGCGCCGGTGTTCCCAGCCGCCGCCCAGGGGCCCGCGCCGGCCCCGGGCGGCCCCGCCGCGGGGGCCTTCGGACCGCAGGGGCCGGTCGGGTCCGGGACCCCCGGCGGGCCCGCTCCCGCCGAGCCCGGCTTCGGCGCCGGCAAGGCGGCCGCCGAGCGTGCGGCGGCCCCGGCCCCGGCCGTACCGGCCCCGCAGGGCCCCGCGCCCGCCCCGGCCGCAGCACCCGCACCTGTACCCGCCCCGGCTCCCGCTTCCGTGCCGCAGGGCTCCGCCGGGTACCCGGCCCCGCAGGCCGGCGTCCAGCCGGGTGCCCAGGCGCCCGCCGCGGCGGGCCCCGGCCCTGTGCGGGGTGCACCGGGCGTGCCGCAGCAGGCCGGCGGTCCTCCGCCGCAGCCCGCCGCGGCCGCCGCGCAGCCTGCCGCACCGATGGCCGCGGGTCCGGGTGGCGGGCAGCCCTCGTGGGCCCAGCAGGTGCACCAGCTGGCGGGCGCCGAGGACGGCCCCGTCACGCCCTGGAAGCCACCGGTCGAGGACGTCTTCCAGGCGGCCGCCCGGCGCCAGGCCGAGGCCCGTCCGGCGGGGATCGGCAAGCGGCTGGCCGCCCGTCTCGTCGACACCCTGGTCCTCGCGGCCGTCACCGGCGCCGCCGCCGTCCCGCTGGGCGCGAAGGCCGTCGACCACGTGAACGAGAAGGTGGACGCGGCCAAGCTCACCGGACGCACCGTCACCGTCTGGCTGCTCGACGGCACGACGTCGGTGTACCTCGGCATCGTGCTCGCGGTCCTGCTGGGCTTCGGGGTCGTGTACGAAGCGCTGCCGACCGCCAAGTGGGGCCGCACGCTCGGCAAGAAGCTGTTCGGCCTGGAGGTGCGGGACATCGGCGGCGGCGAGCCCCCGTCGTTCGGCGCGGCCCTGCGCCGCTGGCTCGTCTACAGCGTGCCGGGACTGCTCGCCGTCGGCGTCGTGGGCGTCTTCTGGGGCCTGTTCGACAAGCCGTGGCGTCAGTGCTGGCACGACAAGGCGGCCCACACCTTCGTCGCGGGCTGA
- a CDS encoding DUF2017 domain-containing protein has product MPGHFEPLPGGGAAVALDDVEISIIRSLAVQLLELIGPGPAEDAPDDPLAELFAEGPSEPPADPVLRRLFPDAYTDPEGTPGPQQADEQKAHSAEFRRFTENDLRAGKRENALAVVRSLDALAAEAAGEGGAVLKLAPQESQQWLRALNDLRLAIGSRLEITDEDDTDLLYRLPDTDPRKPMVMAYLWLGGLQETLVTTLLP; this is encoded by the coding sequence ATGCCCGGACACTTCGAACCGCTCCCCGGCGGCGGCGCGGCCGTCGCCCTCGACGACGTCGAGATCTCGATCATCAGGTCGCTCGCCGTGCAGCTCCTGGAGCTCATCGGCCCCGGCCCCGCCGAGGACGCGCCAGACGACCCGCTCGCCGAGCTCTTCGCCGAGGGACCGAGCGAGCCGCCCGCCGATCCCGTGCTGCGCCGCCTCTTCCCGGACGCCTACACCGACCCCGAGGGCACCCCGGGGCCGCAGCAGGCGGACGAGCAGAAGGCCCACTCCGCCGAGTTCCGCCGCTTCACCGAGAACGACCTGCGGGCCGGCAAGCGCGAGAACGCCCTCGCGGTGGTCCGCTCGCTGGACGCCCTGGCCGCCGAGGCGGCCGGCGAGGGCGGGGCGGTGCTGAAGCTGGCCCCGCAGGAGTCCCAGCAGTGGCTGCGCGCCCTGAACGATCTGCGCCTGGCGATCGGCTCACGCCTGGAGATCACCGACGAGGACGACACGGACCTCCTCTACCGGCTGCCGGACACGGACCCGCGCAAGCCGATGGTGATGGCCTACCTGTGGCTCGGCGGGCTCCAGGAGACCCTCGTGACCACCCTCCTGCCGTAG
- the clpS gene encoding ATP-dependent Clp protease adapter ClpS, which produces MTSPAPLEIERTESAEEVFAVPEPDVPWVTIVHNDPVNLMSYVTYVFQSYFGYSKDKATKLMMDVHHKGRAVVSSGSREEMERDVQAMHGYGLWATLQQDRK; this is translated from the coding sequence GTGACGTCACCCGCTCCCCTTGAGATCGAACGCACCGAGTCGGCGGAGGAGGTCTTCGCCGTACCCGAGCCGGACGTCCCCTGGGTCACGATCGTCCACAACGACCCGGTCAACCTCATGAGCTACGTGACGTACGTCTTCCAGTCGTACTTCGGGTACTCCAAGGACAAGGCCACGAAGCTCATGATGGACGTCCACCACAAGGGCCGGGCGGTCGTCTCCAGCGGCAGCCGCGAGGAGATGGAGCGCGACGTGCAGGCGATGCATGGATACGGCCTGTGGGCCACCCTCCAGCAGGACCGGAAGTAG
- a CDS encoding amino acid permease — translation MTSEKVTDTAVTDTPEEGYERGLGSRQVQMIAIGGAIGVGLFLGAGANIAKAGPSLILMYALAGGIIFFIMRALGELLLYRPVSGSFAEYSREFLGPFFGYFTGWTYWLMWVVTGMAELTAAAIYVNYWFPAVPQWVTALVFLVILFGVNLISVKLFGELEFWFSMVKVTALIGMIVIGLGVLTFGFSSAGDTAAVSNLWAFDGFFPKGVGSSLMTLQGVMFAYLAVELVGVTAGESQDPEKTLPKAINTLPWRIALFYVGALTVILCVVKWTEFAPGVSPFVEAFAKIGIPAGAGIVNFVVLTAALSSCNSGMYSTGRMLRNLADSGEAPAAFRKLSSTKTPALGITVSVLFMGIGVVLNYVVPEKAFGYVTSVATAAGIWTWLMILISHVLYRRAVVAGRLPASPFPAPGGSVFSWVAIAFLLFVTGLIAYDADSRVCLYVMAGWAAALGIGWAVLKGRNPQITERREPEFEKVG, via the coding sequence ATGACCTCCGAGAAGGTCACTGACACCGCTGTCACGGACACTCCCGAAGAGGGCTACGAACGCGGACTCGGCAGCCGCCAGGTCCAGATGATCGCGATCGGCGGCGCCATCGGCGTCGGGCTCTTCCTGGGCGCCGGGGCGAACATCGCCAAGGCCGGCCCCAGTCTCATCCTGATGTACGCCCTCGCGGGCGGGATCATCTTCTTCATCATGCGCGCCCTGGGCGAGCTGCTGCTCTACCGCCCGGTCTCGGGCTCCTTCGCCGAGTACTCGCGCGAGTTCCTCGGCCCGTTCTTCGGCTACTTCACCGGCTGGACGTACTGGCTGATGTGGGTCGTCACCGGGATGGCCGAGCTGACGGCCGCCGCGATCTACGTCAACTACTGGTTCCCGGCCGTCCCCCAGTGGGTCACCGCGCTGGTCTTCCTGGTGATCCTCTTCGGGGTGAACCTGATCTCCGTGAAGCTCTTCGGCGAGCTGGAGTTCTGGTTCTCGATGGTGAAGGTCACCGCGCTGATCGGCATGATCGTCATCGGCCTCGGCGTCCTGACCTTCGGCTTCAGCAGCGCCGGCGACACGGCCGCGGTCTCCAACCTGTGGGCCTTCGACGGCTTCTTCCCCAAGGGAGTCGGCTCGTCCCTGATGACCCTCCAGGGCGTCATGTTCGCCTACCTCGCCGTCGAGCTGGTCGGTGTCACGGCCGGCGAGTCGCAGGATCCGGAGAAGACCCTCCCCAAGGCGATCAACACCCTGCCGTGGCGTATCGCGCTGTTCTACGTCGGCGCGCTCACGGTCATCCTGTGCGTGGTGAAGTGGACCGAGTTCGCACCGGGCGTCTCCCCGTTCGTCGAGGCGTTCGCGAAGATCGGCATCCCGGCAGGCGCCGGCATCGTGAACTTCGTGGTGCTGACGGCGGCCCTGTCCTCCTGCAACTCGGGCATGTACTCCACCGGCCGCATGCTGCGCAACCTGGCCGACAGCGGCGAGGCCCCCGCGGCCTTCCGCAAGCTGTCCTCGACCAAGACGCCCGCCCTGGGCATCACGGTCTCGGTCCTGTTCATGGGCATCGGCGTGGTCCTGAACTACGTCGTCCCCGAGAAGGCCTTCGGCTACGTCACCTCGGTGGCCACCGCGGCCGGCATCTGGACCTGGCTGATGATCCTGATCAGCCACGTCCTCTACCGCCGCGCGGTCGTCGCGGGCCGGCTGCCCGCCTCGCCCTTCCCGGCTCCCGGCGGCTCGGTCTTCAGCTGGGTGGCCATCGCCTTCCTGCTGTTCGTCACCGGTCTGATCGCGTACGACGCCGACTCCCGGGTCTGCCTGTACGTGATGGCGGGCTGGGCGGCCGCGCTCGGCATCGGCTGGGCGGTCCTCAAGGGCCGCAACCCGCAGATCACCGAGCGGCGCGAGCCGGAGTTCGAGAAGGTCGGCTGA
- a CDS encoding SsgA family sporulation/cell division regulator, which produces MHHTVVERELELNLILSPERSVPVPARLGYRSDDPFAVHVAFHINSEHPVDWTFARELLVEGVFRPCGHGDVRVWPTKVEGRSVVLMALSSPDGDALLEAPAAQLSAWLERTLRVVPPGTEAGQLGIDDGLAELLAPAPLDDLWLSDPWPSDESRDGE; this is translated from the coding sequence ATGCATCACACCGTGGTGGAGCGCGAACTGGAGCTCAACCTCATCCTGTCGCCGGAGCGCAGCGTCCCGGTCCCGGCCCGGCTGGGCTACCGCAGCGACGACCCGTTCGCCGTCCACGTCGCCTTCCACATCAATTCCGAGCACCCGGTGGACTGGACGTTCGCCCGCGAGCTGCTCGTGGAGGGGGTGTTCCGCCCGTGCGGGCACGGGGACGTCCGGGTGTGGCCGACGAAGGTGGAGGGGCGCAGCGTGGTGCTGATGGCGCTCAGTTCACCCGACGGGGACGCCCTCCTGGAGGCGCCGGCGGCCCAGCTCTCGGCCTGGCTGGAGCGCACCCTTCGGGTGGTGCCCCCGGGGACCGAGGCCGGGCAGCTCGGCATCGACGACGGCCTGGCCGAACTGCTGGCCCCTGCCCCGCTGGACGACCTGTGGCTGTCCGACCCCTGGCCGTCGGACGAGTCCCGGGACGGGGAGTGA
- a CDS encoding FAD-binding oxidoreductase, giving the protein MSRHLADRLLAGLPAEAVLTDPDVTVSYANDMAGFCPAGTPAVVVLPRTVEEVQHVMRTATELRVPVVPQGARTGLSGGANASEGCVVLSLTKMDRILEINPVDRVAVVEPGVVNAALSRAVNEHGLYYPPDPSSWETCTIGGNIGTASGGLCCVKYGVTAEYVLGLDVVLADGRLMSTGRRTAKGVAGYDLTRLFVGSEGSLGIVVRAVLALRPQPPAQLVLAAEFASGAAACDAVCRIMAGGHVPSLLELMDRTTVRAVNDLTRMGLPDTTEALLLVAFDTPDPAADLAAVGALCEAAGATQVVPAEDFAESELLLQARRSSLVALEAVKGTTMIDDVCVPRSRLGEMLDGVEHIAHKHGLTIGVVAHAGDGNTHPTVCFDAADPDECRRARESFDEIMGLGLELGGTITGEHGVGVLKKEWLAREIGPVGVEMQRAVKAAFDPLGILNPGKLF; this is encoded by the coding sequence ATGAGCCGTCACCTCGCCGACCGTCTGCTCGCCGGCCTGCCCGCCGAGGCCGTCCTCACCGACCCGGACGTCACGGTCTCCTACGCCAACGACATGGCCGGCTTCTGCCCCGCCGGGACCCCCGCCGTCGTCGTGCTGCCCCGTACCGTCGAAGAGGTCCAGCACGTCATGCGCACGGCGACCGAGCTGCGCGTGCCGGTCGTCCCGCAGGGTGCCCGCACCGGACTGTCCGGGGGCGCCAACGCCTCCGAGGGCTGTGTCGTCCTGTCCCTGACGAAGATGGACCGCATCCTCGAGATCAACCCCGTCGACCGCGTCGCCGTGGTCGAACCGGGCGTCGTCAACGCCGCCCTGTCACGCGCCGTGAACGAGCACGGCCTGTACTACCCGCCCGACCCCTCCAGCTGGGAGACCTGCACGATCGGCGGCAACATCGGCACCGCCTCGGGCGGCCTGTGCTGCGTGAAGTACGGCGTGACGGCCGAGTACGTCCTCGGTCTGGACGTCGTGCTCGCCGACGGCCGGCTGATGTCCACCGGCCGCCGCACGGCCAAGGGCGTCGCCGGATACGACCTCACCCGCCTCTTCGTGGGCTCGGAGGGCTCGCTGGGCATCGTCGTCCGGGCGGTCCTGGCGCTGCGCCCGCAGCCGCCGGCGCAGCTGGTGCTGGCCGCCGAGTTCGCCTCCGGCGCCGCCGCCTGCGACGCCGTGTGCCGGATCATGGCGGGCGGGCACGTGCCGTCCCTCCTCGAACTGATGGACCGTACGACGGTCCGGGCCGTCAACGACCTGACCCGCATGGGCCTGCCGGACACCACCGAGGCCCTGCTGCTGGTGGCCTTCGACACCCCCGACCCGGCCGCCGACCTCGCCGCCGTCGGCGCCCTGTGCGAGGCCGCCGGCGCCACCCAGGTGGTCCCGGCCGAGGACTTCGCCGAGTCCGAACTCCTGCTCCAGGCACGGCGCTCCTCGCTGGTCGCGCTGGAGGCCGTCAAGGGCACGACGATGATCGACGACGTGTGCGTGCCCCGGTCGCGGCTCGGCGAGATGCTCGACGGCGTCGAGCACATCGCTCACAAGCACGGCCTGACCATCGGGGTCGTCGCCCACGCCGGCGACGGCAACACCCACCCCACGGTCTGCTTCGACGCGGCGGACCCCGACGAGTGCCGGCGCGCCCGGGAGTCCTTCGACGAGATCATGGGCCTCGGCCTGGAACTGGGCGGGACCATCACCGGCGAACACGGCGTCGGCGTGCTGAAGAAGGAGTGGCTGGCACGCGAGATCGGCCCGGTCGGGGTCGAGATGCAGCGGGCGGTCAAGGCGGCCTTCGACCCCCTGGGCATCCTGAACCCGGGCAAGCTGTTCTGA